Proteins co-encoded in one Eriocheir sinensis breed Jianghai 21 unplaced genomic scaffold, ASM2467909v1 Scaffold138, whole genome shotgun sequence genomic window:
- the LOC126989930 gene encoding uncharacterized protein LOC126989930 → MPDKRKQTLVTNYHCIFVSVINQLIFSFQVCLTLIMATRSNNAVWLIGQPNKDILGSRLPTKLSVMKKYFFHQKQEQLGRRKSVNLCLDAVMPFWEKARIPTMRRDNAIRKIESLLKRYDKLVKNKKRSEESCRVAEEVFMEEIKNEILDIGHSKALCMMKNEEDKSFYISQQDDPAQSSMGSVDMKMAKIESRKRHREEKQAELQDREIHQSKILTETAILEDSSPSSDEQCDPSLDACTSTLCRKKKRSKNFINQDVAVAYDRMNISIRDAAMSYSVVAQSLGQNLDEISISASTMYRARKAIRKQVAVAYQGEEFCPGEPLVLHWDGKMLPTITGNRSEDRIAILVSGKGQEKLLGIPKIPAGTGAEIARVCIECIREHHLSDRIKGLSFDTTSSNTGIHAGACTKIEDALEKQLLYLACRHHIYEIVLAKAFHLSMGPTTGPNIEIFKRLKNQWNEIDRSLTTSCTIAEPLQGLRDKTILIVRKSFAICQQRDDYKELLQLVLLFLGEETTVNVPLRKPGAYHNARWMAKAIYALKLYLLQDQFKMTELEHKGVTEICLFVALAYAKAWCRAPRAEQAPAVDLEFLQDMETLQEEGVIITVAKEAQAAMKRHLWYLSEALESASPDLGSSSSPVPAPRHWTPGCPAHCQCRGSSDPSPAFGHMPSPRHIMDPALTPTPPPP, encoded by the exons ATgccagataaaagaaaacaaactttAGTGACGAATTACCATTGCATATTTGTTTCCGTCATTAATCAATTAATTTTCTCATTCCAGGTGTGCTTAACATTGATTATGGCAACCCGAAGCAATAACGCAGTCTGGCTCATAGGCCAGCCAAATAAGGATATCCTAGGTAGTCGTCTGCCAACCAAGCTGAGTGTCATGAAGAAGTACTTCTTTCATCAAAAGCAGGAACAGCTAGGACGTAGAAAGTCAGTGAATCTCTGTTTGGATGCTGTCATGCCCTTTTGGGAGAAAGCTAGGATTCCTACTATGAGGAGAGACAACGCCATTCGGAAAATAGAATCTCTCCTCAAGCGTTATGATAAGCTAGTCAAAAATAAGAAACGATCAGAGGAGAGCTGTCGTGTTGCTGAAGAAGTGTTCATGGAAGAAATTAAAAATGAAATCCTTGATATTGGTCATTCCAAAGCCCTTTGTATGATGAAAAACGAGGAAGACAAGAGTTTCTACATTAGTCAGCAGGATGACCCAGCACAGAGCAGTATGGGATCTGTAGACATGAAGATGGCCAAAATAGAGAGTAGGAAAAGGCATCGAGAAGAAAAACAGGCTGAGCTGCAAGACCGGGAGATTCATCAGTCCAAGATATTAACAGAGACTGCAATTTTAGAAGACAGTTCCCCATCCTCAGATGAGCAGTGTGATCCTTCCTTGGATGCATGTACCTCTACTTTATGTCGTAAAAAGAAACGGTCAAAGAACTTCATAAATCAAGATGTGGCTGTTGCTTATGACCGGATGAACATTAGTATCCGTGATGCAGCAATGTCCTATAGTGTAGTGGCCCAATCTCTAGGGCAAAATTTGGATGAGATTTCCATTTCTGCTTCCACAATGTACCGTGCTCGCAAGGCGATTCGAAAGCAAGTAGCAGTGGCGTATCAAGGGGAAGAATTCTGTCCTGGTGAACCATTAGTGTTGCATTGGGATGGGAAAATGCTACCTACAATCACAGGTAACAGATCTGAGGATCGAATTGCCATTCTAGTTTCCGGGAAGGGTCAAGAGAAACTGCTTGGGATTCCAAAAATTCCAGCTGGTACAGGAGCGGAGATAGCACGTGTATGCATTGAATGCATAAGGGAACACCACCTGTCAGATAGAATCAAGGGGTTATCATTTGACACTACATCATCGAACACTGGAATTCATGCAGGTGCCTGCACCAAGATTGAGGACGCTCTTGAGAAACAACTTCTATACCTAGCATGCAGGCATCACATTTATGAAATTGTTCTAGCCAAAGCCTTCCACCTCTCAATGGGCCCCACCACTGGGCCTAATATTGAAATCTTTAAAAGACTCAAGAATCAGTGGAATGAAATCGATAGGTCCCTGACAACTAGCTGCACTATTGCCGAACCTCTTCAGGGTCTCAGGGACAAAACTATTCTTATTGTGAGAAAATCTTTTGCTATCTGTCAGCAGCGGGATGACTATAAAGAGCTTCTTCAGCTGGTCCTTCTCTTTCTTGGGGAAGAGACTACTGTTAATGTGCCTCTCCGGAAGCCAGGAGCATATCACAATGCACGGTGGATGGCAAAGGCTATCTATGCATTGAAGCTATACCTTTTACAAGACCAATTCAAGATGACGGAGTTGGAACATAAAGGTGTCACAGAAATCTGCCTTTTTGTTGCCCTGGCCTATGCAAAGGCTTGGTGTCGTGCACCAAGAGCAGAGCAGGCTCCAGCTGTTGATCTGGAGTTTTTGCAAGACATGGAAACATTACAAGAAGAAGGAGTGATCATCACTGTTGCCAAGGAAGCACAAGCAGCCATGAAGCGACATTTGTGGTACCTCTCAGAGGCACTG GAATCAGCATCACCAGACCTTGGGAGCAGCAGCAGCCCAGTGCCAGCACCACGCCACTGGACCCCAGGCTGCCCAGCCCACTGCCAGTGCCGGGGATCTTCAGACCCGTCTCCAGCCTTTGG acacatgccctccCCCAGACACATAATGGACCCTGCCCtgacccccaccccaccccccccataA